From Pseudomonas fluorescens, one genomic window encodes:
- a CDS encoding glycoside hydrolase family 15 protein — MSDPHQERQSAIDAHGIIGDLRSAALINDKGSVDFFCWPEFDSPSVFCSLLDTPDAGIFQLAPDLPDARREQIYLPDSNVLQTRWLSARAVVEITDLLAIGDSEDDLPLLIRRVRVVSGSARLDLRCAVRFDYARAATTAQSAGDDVCFMANGQPGLRLRSSQPLQITDNAACASFELQQEQCAEFILGAVDDPRFQADNSDLCLQRTLKFWRDWIAHSTYRGRWREMVNRSALALKLLTSRKHGAILAAATFGLPETPGGIRNWDYRYTWIRDASFTVYAFMRLGFVDEANAYMRWLRGRVSDCQGHSMKLNILYAIDGRQELPEQALEHLSGHGNARPVRIGNQAYDQVQLDIYGELMDAVYLVNKYGEAISHEGWKHAVEVVDQVCATWQQEDVGIWEMRGEQHHFLHSRLMCWVALDRAIRLASKRSLPAPFARWDQTRQAIYADIWSNFWNEERGHFVQHIGSTALDGSMLLMPLMRFVSARDPRWLSTLEAIQKSLVRDGMVYRYHNDDSQIDGLSGTEGAFVACSFWYVECLARAGQLDKAHLEFEQLLRYANPLGLYAEEFDSHARHLGNTPQALSHLALISAACFLDRKLSGDDGFWQP; from the coding sequence ATGTCCGATCCTCACCAAGAACGCCAAAGTGCCATTGATGCCCACGGCATCATCGGCGACCTGCGCAGTGCTGCGCTGATCAACGACAAGGGCAGCGTGGATTTTTTCTGCTGGCCGGAGTTCGACAGTCCTTCCGTCTTCTGCTCGCTGCTGGACACCCCAGACGCCGGGATTTTCCAGCTGGCCCCGGACCTGCCCGATGCCCGTCGCGAACAGATCTACCTGCCCGATTCCAACGTCCTGCAAACCCGCTGGCTGAGTGCGCGGGCGGTGGTGGAGATCACCGACCTGCTGGCCATCGGCGACAGCGAAGATGACTTGCCGCTACTGATCCGCCGCGTGCGCGTGGTCAGCGGCAGCGCGCGTTTGGACCTGCGTTGCGCGGTGCGTTTTGATTACGCCCGAGCCGCGACCACCGCACAGAGTGCCGGCGACGACGTTTGTTTTATGGCGAACGGTCAACCTGGCCTGCGCCTGCGCAGCAGCCAGCCGTTGCAGATCACCGACAACGCCGCCTGCGCCAGTTTTGAACTGCAACAGGAGCAGTGCGCCGAGTTCATTCTCGGTGCGGTTGATGACCCACGTTTCCAGGCCGACAACAGCGACCTGTGCCTGCAACGCACGCTCAAGTTCTGGCGCGACTGGATCGCCCACTCGACTTACCGTGGACGCTGGCGCGAGATGGTCAATCGTTCGGCGCTGGCGCTCAAGCTGCTGACCTCACGCAAGCACGGCGCGATACTCGCCGCCGCGACCTTCGGCCTGCCGGAAACCCCGGGCGGTATCCGCAACTGGGACTACCGCTACACCTGGATCCGCGACGCCTCGTTCACCGTCTACGCCTTCATGCGCCTGGGCTTTGTCGATGAGGCCAACGCCTACATGCGCTGGTTGCGCGGGCGAGTCAGCGACTGCCAGGGCCACTCGATGAAACTCAACATCCTGTACGCCATCGACGGCCGCCAGGAGCTGCCGGAACAGGCGCTCGAGCACTTGTCTGGCCATGGCAACGCGCGGCCGGTGCGCATCGGCAATCAGGCTTATGACCAGGTGCAGTTAGACATCTATGGCGAGCTGATGGACGCGGTGTACTTGGTCAACAAATACGGCGAAGCGATCTCCCATGAGGGTTGGAAGCACGCCGTGGAAGTGGTGGACCAGGTCTGCGCCACCTGGCAACAGGAGGACGTCGGCATCTGGGAAATGCGCGGCGAGCAGCATCACTTCCTGCATTCGCGACTGATGTGCTGGGTGGCGCTGGACCGGGCGATTCGTCTGGCCTCGAAACGCTCGCTGCCGGCGCCGTTCGCACGTTGGGACCAGACACGCCAGGCCATTTACGCCGATATCTGGAGCAACTTCTGGAACGAAGAACGTGGGCATTTTGTGCAGCACATCGGTAGCACCGCGCTCGACGGTTCGATGCTGTTGATGCCGCTGATGCGCTTCGTCAGCGCCCGGGACCCGCGCTGGCTGTCGACCCTGGAAGCGATCCAGAAATCCCTGGTTCGCGATGGCATGGTCTATCGCTACCACAACGACGACAGCCAGATCGACGGTCTGAGTGGCACAGAAGGCGCGTTCGTCGCCTGCTCGTTCTGGTACGTCGAATGCCTGGCCCGCGCCGGGCAACTGGACAAGGCCCATCTGGAGTTCGAACAGCTGCTGCGCTATGCCAACCCGCTGGGCTTGTACGCCGAGGAATTCGACAGCCACGCCCGCCACCTGGGCAATACCCCGCAAGCCCTGAGCCACCTGGCGCTGATCAGCGCCGCGTGTTTTCTCGATCGCAAGCTCAGTGGCGACGACGGGTTCTGGCAGCCCTAG
- a CDS encoding MacB family efflux pump subunit, with the protein MQTPLIDLKDLRKSYGGGDAPQVHVLRGIDLAIHAGEFVAIVGASGSGKSTLMNILGCLDRPSSGEYRFAGENVAHLDSDELAWLRREAFGFVFQGYHLIPSGSAQENVEMPAIYAGTPAAERHARAAALLARLGLAERTGNRPHQLSGGQQQRVSIARALMNGGHIILADEPTGALDSHSGAEVMALLDELASQGHVVILITHDREVAARAKRVIEIRDGLIISDSAVDNPDAQHSANPGALQAVDLRKRLSEGSEATGAWKGELMDALHAAWRVMWINRFRTALTLLGIIIGVASVVVMLAVGEGSKRQVMAQMGAFGSNIIYLSGSAPNPRTPPGIVTLSDVAALARLPQVKRIMPVNGSEAGVRSGNADHLSYVGGNDTNFPDIFNWPVVEGSYFTDADERNAAAVAVIGKKVRDKLFKDMASPIGQYILIENVPFQVVGVLAEKGASSGDSDSDDRIAIPYSAASVRLFGKYEPEYIAIAAADARKVKEAEQAIDQLMLKLHNGKKDYELTNNAAMIQAEARTQNTLSLMLGSIAAISLLVGGIGVMNIMLMTVRERTREIGIRMATGARQRDILRQFLTEALMLSVVGGIAGIALALLVGGVLILSEVAVAFSLFAVLGAFACALVTGVVFGFMPARKAARLDPVTALTSE; encoded by the coding sequence ATGCAAACGCCGCTGATCGACCTTAAAGACCTGCGTAAATCCTACGGCGGCGGTGACGCCCCGCAAGTCCATGTGCTGCGCGGCATCGACCTGGCGATTCACGCCGGCGAGTTCGTGGCGATCGTCGGCGCCTCCGGTTCCGGCAAGTCAACGCTGATGAACATCCTTGGCTGCCTGGATCGCCCGTCCTCAGGCGAGTACCGCTTTGCCGGGGAGAACGTCGCCCATCTGGACAGCGATGAACTGGCCTGGCTGCGCCGCGAAGCGTTCGGCTTCGTGTTCCAGGGCTATCACCTGATTCCTTCCGGCTCGGCCCAGGAAAACGTCGAGATGCCGGCGATCTATGCCGGCACCCCGGCAGCCGAACGCCATGCCCGCGCCGCCGCGCTGCTTGCCCGTCTCGGCCTGGCCGAACGCACTGGCAACCGCCCACATCAACTCTCCGGTGGTCAGCAGCAGCGGGTGTCGATTGCCCGTGCACTGATGAACGGCGGGCACATCATTCTCGCCGACGAACCCACCGGCGCCCTCGACAGTCACAGCGGCGCCGAGGTCATGGCCTTGCTCGATGAGTTGGCGAGCCAGGGCCACGTAGTGATCCTCATCACCCACGACCGCGAAGTGGCTGCCCGGGCAAAGCGGGTGATCGAGATTCGTGACGGCCTGATCATCAGCGACAGCGCCGTCGACAATCCCGACGCGCAGCACTCGGCCAACCCCGGCGCCTTGCAGGCCGTCGATCTGCGCAAGCGTCTGAGCGAAGGCAGTGAAGCCACCGGTGCCTGGAAAGGCGAATTGATGGATGCGCTGCACGCCGCCTGGCGAGTGATGTGGATCAACCGCTTCCGCACCGCCCTGACCCTGCTCGGGATTATCATTGGCGTGGCCTCAGTGGTGGTGATGCTGGCGGTGGGTGAAGGCAGCAAGCGCCAGGTCATGGCACAAATGGGCGCCTTCGGCTCGAACATCATTTACCTCAGTGGCTCGGCGCCCAATCCGCGTACGCCGCCGGGCATCGTCACCTTGAGCGACGTCGCCGCTTTGGCGCGCCTCCCGCAGGTCAAGCGGATCATGCCGGTCAACGGCTCGGAGGCCGGGGTGCGTTCTGGCAACGCTGATCACCTGAGTTACGTCGGCGGTAATGACACCAATTTCCCGGACATTTTTAATTGGCCAGTGGTCGAGGGCAGTTACTTCACCGACGCCGACGAGCGCAATGCCGCCGCCGTGGCGGTGATTGGCAAGAAGGTCCGCGACAAGCTGTTCAAGGACATGGCCAGCCCCATCGGCCAGTACATCCTGATCGAAAACGTGCCGTTCCAGGTGGTCGGCGTGCTGGCTGAAAAAGGCGCCAGCTCCGGGGACTCGGACAGCGACGACCGCATCGCCATCCCCTATTCCGCCGCCAGCGTGCGCCTGTTCGGCAAGTACGAGCCGGAGTACATCGCCATCGCTGCGGCGGACGCGCGCAAGGTCAAGGAAGCGGAACAGGCCATCGACCAGTTGATGCTCAAACTGCACAACGGCAAGAAGGACTACGAGCTGACCAACAACGCGGCGATGATTCAGGCCGAAGCGCGCACCCAGAACACCCTGTCGCTGATGCTCGGCTCGATTGCCGCGATCTCGCTGCTGGTGGGCGGCATCGGGGTGATGAACATCATGCTCATGACCGTCCGCGAGCGCACCCGCGAGATCGGCATCCGCATGGCCACCGGCGCCCGTCAACGCGACATCCTGCGCCAGTTCCTGACCGAAGCGCTGATGCTCTCTGTGGTCGGCGGTATTGCCGGGATTGCCCTGGCCTTGCTGGTCGGCGGCGTGCTGATCCTCAGCGAAGTCGCGGTGGCGTTTTCCCTATTCGCGGTCCTCGGCGCCTTTGCCTGCGCACTGGTTACCGGCGTTGTCTTCGGCTTCATGCCGGCCCGCAAAGCTGCCCGGCTTGACCCGGTCACGGCCCTTACCAGTGAATAA
- a CDS encoding efflux transporter outer membrane subunit codes for MKSPLSLLSLCLLLSACASPTEPLDSGIVAPSTWQSPNTRAAAEHRQQWWTTFGSAELDRLIAQAQLGSHDLAAAVARVRLAQASAVVAGGPLLPQVQAGFNASREKLLRGNGYSQLDADSSNKAVDYFDTSLSASYEVDFWGGRHAARDSALQGVRASEFDQATVELTLLSGVANSYTQSLALIEQRRIAELNLSNAQSVLKLVQTRYDSGSATALELAQQKSLVAAQQRQLPLVQQQAEEARITLAALLGQPVQALPPSSERFEQLHWPQINAGVPSDLLRRRPDIARAEAQLAAARADVTVARAAMLPTLTLTANLGSGADTFGDLLRSPFYNLTAGLVAPIFNNGRLSAERDRATARQQELLENYRGAIINGFADVEKALTAIHGLDQQRQWQTEELNHAQTAFDIAQSRYQAGAEDLLTVLETQRTLYAAQDLNVQLRLARVQASVGLYKALGGGW; via the coding sequence ATGAAGTCGCCCTTGAGCCTGTTGTCCCTGTGCCTGTTACTCAGCGCCTGCGCCTCCCCCACCGAGCCGTTGGACAGCGGCATCGTCGCGCCGTCGACCTGGCAATCACCCAACACCCGTGCCGCCGCCGAGCACCGCCAGCAATGGTGGACGACCTTTGGCAGCGCCGAACTCGACCGCCTGATTGCCCAGGCGCAACTCGGCAGCCATGACCTCGCCGCAGCGGTCGCGAGAGTGCGCCTGGCACAGGCCAGCGCGGTGGTCGCCGGCGGCCCGCTGCTGCCCCAGGTGCAGGCCGGCTTCAACGCCAGCCGCGAGAAGCTGCTGCGCGGCAATGGCTACAGCCAACTGGATGCCGACAGCAGCAATAAGGCGGTGGATTACTTCGACACCAGCCTCAGCGCCAGCTATGAAGTCGACTTCTGGGGTGGCCGCCACGCCGCCCGCGACAGCGCCTTGCAAGGAGTACGCGCCAGCGAATTCGACCAGGCCACCGTTGAGCTGACCCTGCTCAGCGGCGTCGCCAACAGCTACACGCAGAGCCTGGCGCTAATCGAGCAAAGGCGCATTGCCGAGCTGAACCTGAGCAATGCGCAAAGCGTGTTGAAGCTGGTGCAGACCCGCTATGACTCAGGCTCGGCCACCGCCCTGGAACTGGCCCAGCAAAAAAGCCTGGTGGCCGCCCAGCAACGGCAACTGCCGCTTGTACAGCAACAAGCTGAAGAAGCGCGGATCACCCTCGCCGCCCTGCTCGGCCAGCCGGTGCAGGCGCTGCCGCCCAGCAGCGAGCGCTTCGAGCAGTTGCATTGGCCGCAAATCAACGCCGGCGTGCCCAGCGACCTGCTGCGCCGCCGCCCTGACATTGCCCGCGCCGAGGCGCAACTGGCCGCCGCTCGGGCCGACGTCACTGTGGCCCGCGCCGCGATGCTGCCGACCCTGACGCTGACGGCCAACCTCGGCTCGGGCGCCGATACCTTTGGCGACCTGCTGCGCAGTCCTTTCTATAACCTCACCGCTGGCTTGGTGGCGCCGATCTTCAACAACGGCCGCCTCAGCGCCGAACGCGACCGCGCCACCGCGCGCCAGCAGGAGCTGCTGGAAAACTATCGCGGGGCGATCATCAACGGCTTTGCCGACGTCGAAAAAGCCCTGACCGCGATCCACGGCCTCGACCAGCAGCGTCAGTGGCAAACCGAAGAACTGAATCACGCGCAGACCGCCTTCGACATCGCCCAAAGCCGCTACCAGGCCGGCGCCGAAGACCTGCTGACGGTGCTGGAAACCCAGCGCACCCTGTACGCCGCCCAAGACCTCAACGTGCAACTGCGCCTGGCACGGGTGCAGGCCAGTGTCGGGCTGTACAAGGCCTTGGGGGGTGGCTGGTAA
- a CDS encoding MFS transporter, producing the protein MANPYSALFTAPGSRAFVLAGMIARMPISMTGIGLITMLSQLHGGYALAGAVAATFALATAFCAPQVSRLVDRYGQGRVLPIAALVGGGALLLLLLCTRLQAPQWTLFVFAALAGCMPSMSAMVRARWTEIYRGQPQLQTAYALESVLDEVCFIVGPPLSVGLCVVLFPEAGPLAALLALAIGVTAFVLQRSTEPAIHPHDQQQPGSAIASVPVRWLILLMVALGTIVGVVDVVSVAFAQQQGQPAAASIVLSVYAIGSCLAGLVFGALKLDVPLPRLFLYGGVATALTTLPLLLASDILSLALTVFVAGLFFAPTLIVAMALIERIVPPAKLTEGLTWLVTGLSIGVAVGAAGSGWLVDAYGARSGFWLALVGGLVVLLAAWQSYRCLK; encoded by the coding sequence ATGGCAAACCCTTACTCAGCGCTTTTCACCGCCCCCGGCAGCCGAGCTTTCGTGTTGGCGGGGATGATTGCGCGCATGCCGATCTCCATGACCGGCATCGGCCTGATCACCATGCTCTCGCAGTTGCACGGTGGCTATGCACTGGCCGGGGCGGTGGCGGCGACCTTCGCCCTGGCCACAGCCTTCTGTGCGCCGCAAGTGTCGCGACTGGTCGACCGCTACGGTCAGGGTCGGGTGTTACCTATCGCGGCCCTGGTCGGTGGCGGCGCTTTGTTGCTGCTGTTGCTGTGCACACGTTTGCAGGCGCCACAGTGGACCCTCTTTGTATTCGCCGCGCTGGCCGGCTGCATGCCGAGCATGTCAGCGATGGTGCGGGCGCGCTGGACCGAGATCTATCGCGGCCAGCCACAACTGCAAACTGCCTATGCGCTGGAGTCAGTCCTGGACGAGGTATGTTTTATCGTCGGGCCGCCGCTATCCGTGGGTTTGTGCGTGGTGCTGTTTCCCGAAGCCGGGCCACTGGCGGCCTTGCTGGCGCTGGCTATCGGGGTGACCGCGTTCGTCCTGCAGCGCAGCACCGAGCCGGCGATCCATCCCCATGATCAGCAGCAACCCGGCTCGGCGATTGCCTCGGTGCCGGTGCGCTGGCTGATCCTGCTGATGGTCGCCCTGGGCACCATCGTTGGCGTGGTGGATGTGGTCAGCGTCGCCTTCGCCCAGCAGCAGGGGCAGCCTGCGGCGGCGAGCATTGTGCTGTCGGTGTATGCGATCGGCTCCTGCCTGGCCGGCCTGGTCTTCGGCGCGTTGAAGCTCGACGTGCCGCTGCCACGGCTGTTTCTTTACGGCGGGGTCGCCACGGCGCTGACCACCTTGCCGCTGCTGCTGGCCAGCGACATCCTCAGTCTGGCGTTGACGGTATTTGTCGCCGGCCTGTTCTTCGCCCCGACCCTGATTGTTGCCATGGCGCTGATCGAGCGCATCGTGCCGCCGGCCAAATTGACCGAAGGCCTGACCTGGCTGGTGACGGGCCTGAGCATCGGCGTGGCGGTTGGCGCCGCCGGTTCCGGCTGGCTGGTGGATGCCTATGGCGCGCGCAGCGGTTTCTGGCTGGCGCTGGTGGGCGGCCTGGTGGTGTTGCTGGCGGCGTGGCAGAGTTATCGCTGCTTGAAGTGA
- a CDS encoding TetR/AcrR family transcriptional regulator — protein sequence MSQKPRAEMIEQTRAKLIASARQAFASQGYGNTSMDDFTAQVGLTRGALYHHFGDKKGLLAAVVAQLDSEADSRLDAICADASDPWTGFQQRCTAYLQMAQEPEIQQILLLDAPAVLGEMTLSLQLDCIATLTGLLQQLIDEHYIPPAPAESLARLINGSLVHAALWIARDETPGDRLDGALQALEIMLQGLRNGAANKPGQS from the coding sequence ATGAGCCAAAAGCCCCGCGCCGAAATGATCGAGCAAACCCGCGCCAAACTGATCGCCAGCGCCCGCCAGGCATTCGCCAGCCAAGGCTACGGCAACACTTCGATGGATGACTTCACCGCCCAGGTCGGCCTGACGCGCGGCGCGTTGTATCACCATTTCGGCGACAAGAAAGGTTTGTTGGCGGCGGTGGTTGCGCAACTCGACAGCGAAGCGGACAGCCGTCTCGATGCCATCTGCGCCGACGCCAGCGATCCGTGGACGGGTTTTCAGCAGCGCTGCACGGCCTACCTGCAAATGGCCCAGGAACCGGAGATCCAGCAAATCCTGCTGCTCGACGCGCCCGCCGTGCTGGGAGAAATGACGCTATCGCTGCAACTCGATTGCATCGCCACCCTGACCGGCCTGCTGCAACAACTGATAGACGAGCACTACATCCCCCCCGCCCCGGCCGAATCCCTGGCGCGCCTGATCAACGGCAGCCTGGTGCACGCCGCGCTGTGGATTGCCCGCGACGAGACGCCCGGCGACCGGTTAGACGGGGCGCTGCAGGCGCTGGAGATAATGTTGCAAGGCTTGCGCAACGGAGCCGCAAATAAACCAGGCCAAAGCTGA
- a CDS encoding GNAT family N-acetyltransferase yields MFTLSHFDTPCPETVTDQILQLVVDNLTDISSVALPPSNPLFAIYQYAVGYEVHLYLQALDGTRGVNVELITAMDATDPDKVLGFVLYLPVKDNPQACGVAFMAVDASQRRRGIARTMLEELRKRCPHIELSCAVAKVPYFEALGFQVLGARGTQVLMNTHEHVTDGLIAVLDVAPIYRSNEVRQIHSYLLQRNGKRAMVDAEKQRDRHLDQLTAKVRAFLQQR; encoded by the coding sequence ATGTTTACCCTGAGCCATTTCGACACCCCCTGCCCGGAGACGGTGACCGACCAGATCTTGCAGCTGGTGGTCGACAACCTGACCGACATCAGCAGCGTCGCCTTGCCGCCGAGCAACCCGCTGTTCGCCATCTATCAATACGCGGTGGGCTACGAAGTCCACCTCTACCTGCAGGCCCTCGATGGCACGCGGGGCGTTAATGTCGAATTGATCACCGCCATGGACGCCACAGACCCGGACAAGGTCCTCGGCTTTGTGCTGTACCTGCCGGTCAAAGACAACCCCCAGGCCTGCGGCGTAGCGTTCATGGCGGTCGATGCCAGCCAGCGCCGCCGGGGTATCGCCCGCACCATGCTTGAGGAGTTGCGCAAGCGCTGCCCGCACATCGAACTCAGTTGCGCGGTGGCCAAGGTTCCGTACTTCGAGGCGCTGGGCTTCCAGGTGCTGGGCGCGCGCGGGACCCAGGTGCTGATGAACACCCACGAGCATGTCACCGACGGCCTGATCGCCGTGCTGGATGTGGCCCCGATCTATCGCTCCAACGAAGTGCGGCAGATCCACAGCTACCTGCTCCAACGCAACGGCAAGCGGGCGATGGTTGACGCGGAAAAACAGCGCGATCGTCATCTCGATCAGTTGACCGCCAAGGTCCGGGCCTTTTTGCAGCAACGCTAA
- a CDS encoding TonB-dependent siderophore receptor yields MPASLGLHPLAKALRLRHSFRPRLPTLCALALTAPLMSQAQAQVVEVNIQAQPLASALQEFGRQTNLQVLYSPDDVAGLRSTAIKGSLDSNAAIAQLLQGTGINYSVQGNTVTLRVRSSANSVDLDPTNVFAIQEQAYGPVDGIVAKRSGTGTKTDTPLNEIPQTVNVVTADEVKVRGAQTVTEALRYTAGMTGGGFSDRVGIFDEPTSRGFSPTPVYLDGLHLPYGGGSTGGSLQIDPYTLERIEVLKGPASVLYGQNQPGGIVNLVGKRPTATPLHEVVLGTGSYDRKYGAFDFAGPIDDQGEFLYRLTGLASDANSSIDYADTNRMLLAPSLTWLPNDRTSVTVFAQYQKDRDTPEAQGLPAEGTVFDSPNGKISRDLFIGEPGLNKYDREQFVMGYDVAYELNDIWTLKQRTSYAYVDDQYVAPLHGYSYATNPNTGINDRRYQNRFGVDWSQTNKVYGIDSTAQAKFKTGELDHTVLLGVDYYHFNTQFLGLYDRSGPPIDLFNPVYGSEFTFTQPYRWDNTIKQTGLYVQDQMKWDKWFLTLGGRYDYATTENTQPGSAAADTKSTDEKFTGRAGLGYMFENGLTPYVSYSESFLPQAGVDFDNKPFKPTEGKQYEAGVKYEPTIIDGFIQLSVYQIDQENMLTNDLFNPGRSVQSGAVRSRGVELEGKVNVTQNLRVLGAVSRNQIKWQSINDGREGRTLATMPPLTASGWVDYSFDQGALAGLGAGLGVRYVRSSYGSDYEGDSFQIPSYTVYDGMVSYDLERSPLRVKGVKVKLNLENIEDKKYVASCNSTLDCYYGEGRTVTADMTYNF; encoded by the coding sequence ATGCCCGCATCACTCGGTCTCCACCCACTCGCCAAGGCTCTGCGCCTGCGCCATTCCTTCCGTCCACGCCTGCCGACGCTTTGCGCCCTGGCGCTGACCGCACCGCTGATGAGCCAGGCCCAGGCACAGGTGGTCGAGGTCAATATCCAGGCCCAACCCCTCGCCAGTGCGCTGCAGGAATTTGGCCGCCAGACCAACCTGCAAGTGCTGTACAGCCCGGATGACGTGGCCGGCCTGCGCAGCACCGCAATCAAGGGCAGCCTGGATTCCAACGCGGCGATTGCCCAGTTGCTGCAAGGCACCGGGATCAATTACAGCGTGCAAGGCAACACCGTGACCCTGCGGGTGCGCAGCAGCGCGAACTCGGTGGACCTCGACCCGACCAACGTATTCGCCATCCAGGAGCAGGCCTACGGGCCGGTCGACGGGATTGTCGCCAAGCGCAGCGGCACCGGCACCAAAACCGATACCCCGCTGAATGAAATCCCGCAGACCGTCAACGTGGTCACCGCCGACGAAGTCAAGGTGCGGGGTGCGCAGACTGTCACCGAAGCCCTGCGCTACACCGCCGGCATGACCGGTGGCGGCTTCTCCGACCGCGTAGGAATTTTCGACGAGCCGACCTCCCGTGGCTTCTCGCCCACACCGGTGTACCTCGATGGCCTGCACCTGCCCTACGGCGGCGGCAGCACCGGCGGTTCGCTGCAGATCGACCCCTACACCCTGGAACGCATCGAAGTGCTCAAGGGCCCGGCCTCGGTGCTCTACGGACAGAACCAGCCAGGCGGCATCGTCAACCTGGTGGGCAAGCGCCCGACCGCCACGCCGCTGCATGAAGTGGTGCTGGGCACCGGCAGCTACGACCGCAAATACGGCGCCTTCGACTTCGCCGGGCCAATCGACGATCAGGGCGAGTTCCTCTATCGCCTGACCGGCCTGGCCAGCGACGCCAACTCGAGCATCGACTACGCCGACACCAACCGCATGCTGCTCGCGCCCAGCCTGACCTGGCTGCCGAACGACCGCACCAGCGTGACCGTATTCGCCCAATACCAGAAAGACCGCGACACCCCGGAAGCCCAGGGCCTGCCGGCGGAAGGCACGGTGTTCGACAGCCCCAACGGCAAGATCAGCCGTGACCTGTTCATTGGCGAGCCGGGCCTGAACAAGTACGACCGCGAACAGTTCGTGATGGGCTACGACGTCGCCTACGAGCTCAACGACATCTGGACCCTCAAGCAGCGCACCAGCTACGCCTACGTCGATGACCAGTACGTCGCGCCGCTGCACGGTTACTCCTATGCGACTAACCCGAACACCGGGATCAATGACCGACGCTACCAGAATCGCTTCGGCGTGGACTGGTCGCAGACCAACAAGGTGTACGGCATCGACAGCACCGCCCAGGCCAAATTCAAGACCGGCGAACTGGACCACACGGTGCTCCTGGGCGTCGACTACTACCACTTCAACACCCAGTTCCTCGGACTGTACGACCGCAGCGGTCCGCCAATTGACCTGTTCAATCCGGTGTACGGCAGCGAATTCACTTTCACCCAACCCTATCGCTGGGACAACACCATCAAGCAGACCGGCCTGTACGTGCAGGACCAGATGAAGTGGGACAAATGGTTCCTGACCCTCGGTGGCCGATATGATTACGCCACCACCGAGAACACCCAGCCTGGCAGCGCTGCGGCGGATACCAAGTCCACCGACGAGAAATTCACCGGGCGTGCCGGCCTTGGCTATATGTTCGAGAACGGTCTGACGCCGTATGTCAGCTATTCCGAGTCGTTCCTGCCACAAGCCGGTGTCGACTTCGACAACAAGCCGTTCAAGCCCACCGAAGGCAAGCAGTACGAAGCCGGGGTGAAGTACGAGCCAACCATCATCGATGGCTTTATCCAGCTGTCGGTGTATCAGATCGACCAGGAAAACATGCTGACCAACGACCTCTTCAACCCGGGTCGCAGCGTGCAGAGCGGTGCAGTACGTTCGCGCGGTGTGGAGCTGGAAGGCAAGGTCAACGTCACTCAGAACCTGCGAGTGCTGGGTGCGGTGTCGCGCAATCAGATCAAATGGCAGAGCATCAACGACGGTCGCGAAGGCCGCACCCTGGCCACGATGCCGCCATTGACCGCCTCCGGCTGGGTTGACTACAGCTTCGACCAGGGCGCCCTCGCCGGCCTCGGCGCTGGCTTGGGTGTGCGCTACGTGCGCAGCAGCTACGGCTCGGATTACGAGGGCGATTCGTTCCAGATCCCGTCCTACACCGTGTACGACGGCATGGTCTCCTACGACCTCGAACGTTCGCCACTGCGGGTCAAGGGCGTCAAGGTCAAGCTGAACCTGGAAAACATCGAAGACAAGAAATACGTCGCCAGCTGCAACAGCACCCTGGACTGCTACTACGGCGAAGGCCGCACCGTCACCGCGGACATGACCTACAACTTCTGA